CGCCACTACTTTCAATAGAAATATCACCAGTTAAATTGGTTACTTTATATGTTACATATTCTGTATTTCCATCAACATTAAAAGGGCCTGAAGTTGTGAAACTTGATATTGGTAGAGAATTAATATTAACAGTTGCATTTTTGTTAGTTACAATAGTAACGCCACCTGTAAAGTTTATTGAACCAATACTTTCTATCTTAGGAATGTTATCTACTTTTCCTCTGTTTTCACAACTTAAAGGTGGTACAAAAAATAAACCTTGGTTGGCATCGCTGTTGTTGGCTCCAATTCCTTGATAAGCAAAAGCTGGTTTCGAAGTTTCAATATACATGTTACCATTTGTATTGTAATTAATTCCTTCTATTAAAATATAATCTCCTTTATTTAATGGGCCAAAAGTATTACCACCGTTAATTTTAACTGTAGTGTCATCTTCATGACTTACAATCAAAACATTTTCCCATCCATCAGAACCATCTCCTTTTACAAAAATATATTCGCTACCAATTTTATCTACACCAACAATCTGGTCTATTCCATAATCTCTTCCACCTCCATTATGAAAACTTCCATTGGCAGAACCAATGTTAGTAACAATATCCTTGTCAGAAGTTATTAAAGCTCCGATTAAAGCATTTTTATTAATAATGCTTTCCGAAGCATTAGTAGCTATAATATAACTTTCGCCTTCATTTAAAGTAATTGATATTGGAGATGACCCATCATTCGTAGAGTTTTTAATAGAGATACCTGTTCTTAAATCATCAAAAATTACTTGTGTATTATTTTCTGTAGCCATTACAGATATAAAATTCAAGTAATTATCTTGCGGATTTTCATTTGTATACATTCCTGCTCTAAAAGTTGTTCCTAAAGCAGATGCACCTTTACTAACTAAAGCTCCAGCTTGCGCTCCTCCACCAGCTAAAACACGTATAGAAACATAAATTACGTCATCAGCTTCAATAATATACCCTTTATCATTATGAACAACACTTGTAGTTCTAGAATCTACAAAAAGTTGACTATCACCACTGCCTATAAAAATTTCCTCTGGAGAAGTACTTGAAACAAAACCTGTAATATCACTACCCGTTACCCCAATTTGTTTAATTGTATAACTAACACTTTTGTTACTTGGTGTAGAGATATAAAAATATTGATTTTCAGGATTCGCATTTCCGGTTTCTGCGTATGTTAATGGTGGAATAAAGTGTTTTTTACTCAATTGAGCCTGAACATTTTTAATACTCATTAAACTAAATATTGCAATAAGTAAGATTGATAATTTATATTTAAACATAGAGTGTTTCAAAAAGGGAATTAATTGTTAAAAGTAGCAAGAAATTAATAAAGATTATAAAAAACATTAGACTTCTTGTAACAAAAAAGGTTTAGCAACTACATATATTTAGAAACAATTTTGTTTTATTTCAAAATTTTTAACGAAATTGCTTCTCTAAAAAATTGTTCAACCTTAAAAAATAAAGAATAACTATGTCTGATGATTTTGACTTACTAGAAACGAATTCAAACGAAAAAACGGAAAAAGTAGATGTAAACTGGGGGAAAGCTATAGATACAATGAAGTCTAAATTAGCGCAAGAAGATGATCCCGAATCTCGTCAGAAAATACTAAATGCAACATTAGATGATGTTGTAAATATGGCAGAAAAAGATAGAACTACGCTTTTAGATGCAATTAAAGATTTAACAGATTATCAAGATGAAGTTGGTATAATGTTCGAGAAGTTTTCAGCATTAAACCCAGATGAACAAAAAGTGATTGATGATGCTCAAAAAGGTTTAGAAAGAGCAAGAATCGAATTAGAAGACGCACAAAACAAAGCAGATACTTGGTGGAATAATTTATGGGGAAGAAAATCTAAAATTAAAAAAGAAGAAGCAGAATTTGCAGTAGCAGAAAAACTAAGAGCGGGAGCAGATAATAAAGCAAAAGCATTATTTCAACAACGTATAGAAAGTGCAGATATTCAAACTTTATTAAGCGAACTTTCATACAAATCTCAAGCAGCAGTTACACGTTTAAAAAATAGAGAAGTAGAGATTAAAGAAGTAGAAGAGAAGCTAAAAGATGCAATTGTAGAAGCTTCTAAAAACCATACAAGAGCTTTAGAAAAGAAGAAAGAAGTAGAAGATAAGTTGGAAGAACAATATGCTTTGTTAAAACAATCTCGTCAAGAATTAGAAGAAATTGCAGATAAACAATCAACAGCATATTCTGAAGCAATTGGTAAAATGACAGTCATTGAGCAAAAAGTAGAAGAGTTAGAAGGTCTTAAGAACGCTTACACAACCTTAGCTGCCAGTAAAGATAGTTTTGTGCACAAACATAATTTAACGATTAAAGTATTAACTTCTTTACGTTCTAATTTACAAACGCACAGAGCAAAATTAAAGTCAGATACTGAAGAAAGATTAAAATATTACGATGGTTATGTAGTTGCTTTAAAGGCAAGAACAGATCAAGAATTTGCTGCAATTTTAGAACATTTAGGTGTAAAAACAGATGAACATATTGGTGAAACTTTAGCATCTATGCATTCTGCAAGTGCAAGAGCTCGTCAAGAAATGATGGAAAATATTCCTGTTCACGAAAAAGTAATGAGTGGCGTTTATGGCTCTTATGCAGAGGCGTTACAAGAAATTCGTGAAAAAGATATCGACATTCAAAAGAACTTTGCAGACAGATATGGAATAGACATGAAAGAAATTTTCGAAGACTATTACAAAGCAGATGCAAATGCTCCCAAAGGTGATGATGCTCCGGCAGAAAAACCCAAAGCAGATACTTCAAACGACGATTTATTAAGTTAACGTCATTTGAGAGGAACGAAGCAATTTGTTTTTAAATAAAAAATAACAATTTGGGCGTTACCCTCTTTTTTGAAAAACAAAAAGAAGGTCAGGCTTTCCATTATATCTTTTTCTGAAAAAGAAAAAGGATGCCATTTCAATCCTTAACGCAGGCATATTTGTCAGTTAATAGAATATTAAAATGATATAGTAAACAGTTTACAGTTTCAGTTTGCAGTTAGTTGATGACTGTAAACTGTGACTGAATACTGAAAACTAAAAAAAAATATGATTACAACACCTTTAGATTCAGCAATCTTAAACTCTAAAGAGCAATACGTTTTTTATCATAAAATGGTAGATTTTGTTTTGAAAGAACTCATCGTAAGTGTTCAGCAAGAACAATTATGTTCACATCAAGAGTTGCTCCTTTTTAAACAATATTCAGACTTATTATTATATTCAATAGAAGCAATGCGTATTAAATATATGTATGATGAAGAAGATAATATGAAAGTTGATTTAACAGATTCTGGTTTTCCTAATTATTTAGAATTCAGGTTCTTGTATAACGATTTAGAATTAAAAAATGAATATGCAGGTAAACTAAAAGGTAAAGAAACCTTAAAAGAAGAGTTTTTAGAAACTTTATTAAAAAAGAAGCAGCCAATTAAAAGAAGCAAACTTTTCCAAGCATCTTCAATTGTGTATTATCAATCTGTAAATCAGAAATATATTTTCAATAGATTTGTACAAGGTAAAATTATTGAAACACCTAAAAACAAGAATGGAAACCTAATGACAAGTTGGAGTTTCTACGATGTGAGTACAAACAGACCATACATTTGTTATATGTATTTCACCTATGATGGTCATCGAATTAATGATGAAAAAGAGAATATATATCAAGTATTAAAAGAAAGTGCAGATAGAGATATGTCTTTAGATACAATGGCGTATTCTATTGATAGAAGATTACCGAAAATTCAACCAAAATATATTAAAAGAATCGATTTAGGTCCTTTTCATAATGTGTTTGCAAAAGACGAAAACGAAATTACCCACGCTATTTTAGGTGGAATTGCACGTAAAGATATTCCTTTAGAATCGTATGCTTTATCATTAAAAATTGATGCCGTTTATTCTGGAGATACTTTTACAGAAGGAGGGTTTTTCTCTAAACAAACAATGCAAAAATGGAGTGATGTTATCAAACAAAAATATGTTTTTGCACCGCATAGAATCATTCAATTATTGCATAATCAAACTCCAAGTGAATTAGATAAGTTGGCAAAACAACCGATTCAAATGTCTGATTTAAATATTGATAAAATATAAAGTAGGCAGTCACAGTAGCAGTGTTCAGAACTGCTTACTGAAACTGTAAACTGAAAACTAAAAAAAATGGAACACAATTCAACTTTTCCTATCAAACAAAATGAATTAGATATGCTTCGTGATGAAGCTTCTGGTTATTTAAAAAGTGTTCAATGGGAGCAAGGTAATAGAGCAAAAAGTAAAGAAAATGATGCAAAAGACGATTCAATTTTATTGTATTTGTCAAGAGCAAATAATGGAAGCAATTTAGAAATTACATCAGTTTCTAAAACTATTTTAGCATTAAAGAAAAGACTTTTACCAGATTCCATTGCGATTCCTGTGTATTTGAATCAGACTTTATATGCAGTTCAAGAAGGTCTTACATTAGGAATTTGGATTAAAGATAATTATTATAATGCATCAGGTTTATCGTCTTTAAATGAGCGTAAATCAGCATTAGATTCTCATGGAAAACGTGAGTTTGAAAGTAAAATGCAAACGGCAACTGCTTTTCAACTATTTGCAACTTCGTATAAAGTTTTACACGATTTAAAACCACATGCTTCAGATGATTTATCTGTTATGAAACAGAAATTTGCAGGTATTCCAGAAGTTTCACTTTTATCGCCCTTAAAAGGAATTGCGTGTTCTTTATTTTATTTTGATAAATATTTAGGGCATCCAGATATTGTAAAATCAGACAAAGATGTTATCGATTTTACAGTGGTTTATTTTGAAGCTTTAATTGATGAAATTCAATTACGTAAAAGCAGTTTAGAATATACTGAGACAATTGTAGATAGAACGTATAAATTAGAAAATTCTGATTTTGCTGTTTCAGGTTGGGAAAACTCATTTTCTGGAACCGCAAAAAGTATTGAATTTAATAAAATTCAGTTTGAGCAAATTGTAGGTAATAAAGATGCAAAACATTTTGCACGTAGATTAACAGAAAGAATGTTGAGTTACGATTTTGAAGCAAAGAAAAATCCGTTTCAAGAATTAGGAGGTTTTATGCCCGTTTTTATGGGATATGGAATTCCAGGAACAGGAAAATCGATGTTAATCGCAGCAATTGCAACACGTTTAAAAGAACATTCAGATCATTTAGACATTCCATTTTTATTTCATCCAATGCCAGATACATTGATTTCTACTTTTCAAGGAGGTTCAGCAGAAAAAATGGTAGAATGGATGAAGCCCATGCAAGATCCTACAAAGTTAATTTTTGCGCCAATTGATGATGCAGAAAATAATTTACAAGAAAGAACTGCACAAGGTGTTTCTGCAGGAGTTAAAGAAGTTATAGGTGTTTTCTTACGCTATACAGAAGGCGCTTATGCTGTAAATTATGGTAATTCTTCAATTGGGTTATTTACAAATCTTCCAGAAATGTTAGACAAAGCTGTAATTTCTCGTGTACAAGGAAGATTTAAAATTGATGGAGCCAGAACAGAAAATGATTTCTTAGATCAGGATTATATTTGGTGGAAAAAGTTCGAAAAAACAATGCCCGATTTTGTGAATATGCAAAATCCTGCTAGTTACGAGTATTTAAAAGACCAAGGATTGGCAAAAAATATGGGAGATATTTTGGGTGCTGTAGAAAAACCATCCGAAGAAAGAGTATTGGAAGCATATGATAGAGCAGAAAAAAACCATAGATCAAATGAGCATTTATTCTTTGCCATTTTATATAAAGAAATTCAGAAAATATTTCCATTCTTTTCATCAAGAGACGTTCGTAATATTCAATCAGCAATTTCATTGCGATTAACAGATTTTGATTTAGAACAAGATTGGTTTGAAAACCCTGAAACGTATTTCAAAAAAGACTATCAAACGAAGTTTAACATGTTGCAAGAATTGATGAAAGGGAATATGAAAGGTTTAAACTTTTCTGAAATTAGAAGACAAGAAGTTGTTCGTTATTTAGACAATGTAGCAACAATTGCAGATACAGATTTTAAGAGAAAGGTTGATGCAAGAGTAAATCAAATGAATATAGATTTAGAAGCTAGAAGAAATTTTGAAAATGAATAATAATCGCGTTAAAAATATAAAAAAGACATTATTATCAGATAATTATTACACGCTTAATAAGTTTAAGTTTGATTATCAAATGTCTGATGGAAGTTGGGTAAACCAAATGCGTGAAGTTTATGAACGTGGTCATGGAGCTGGAATTTTGTTATACAACACAACTAAAAAAACGGTTGTTTTGATAAAGCAATTTAGAATGCCGACTTTTTTACACGACAATAAAAATGGTTTTTTAATTGAAATTCCTGCAGGCTTATTAGACGAAGATAATCCTGAACAATGTGTTATTAGAGAAACAGAAGAAGAAGTTGGAATTCGTTTAAAATCTGTTAAAAAAGTTTATGAAGGTTATTCGTCTCCTGGAGTTTTAACTGAAAAAATGCACTTTTTTGTAGGTGAATATACAGATGATATGAAAGTGAGTGAAGGTGGAGGATTAGAGAGTGAAACAGAAGATATCGAAGTTTTAGAAATGCCTTTTACTGAAGCTGTAAGAATGTTAGAAAAAGGAGAAATTGTTGATACAAGAACGATTGTATTATTACAATATGCACAAATTCATAAATTGGTAGAATAATTAAATCTGTCATTCCTGCGCAGGCAGGAATCCATATTAATCAAAATAGATTCCTGTTTTCACAGGAATGACAAAAAGAAAAAATGCAAAAACTAAAACAAGCAAATTTATACAGAAGTGAGTCAATTTCCATTAGTGGAAAATTGGTAGAACGCTACAATAAATGTTTATTAAAGTTAGGTTTTACAGAAACCAAATTAGATAAATTTTCAATTGACGGAATAGGTTGGAGCCCAGAAATTGCAGAAGAAAAAAGAGAAGTTTTCTATCTGAATAATGGTGAAGCTAACACGCACGCTATTATAATTACTCCAAAACAGAAGGGATTACCAGTTTATAATCCGTTTCATTCTTTTGATGCAGCATTGATGAAAGAAGTGTTTAAAAAACACGAAAAAACAATTAACGATATTACAAGAGATTCTGCTATTTGTATTGAGTTTGATCAAAAAATTGATGTGTTTTATGAACCTTTAGATGTTTTAAGATATAAAGATATTGTTATTAAATTTCATTTAATAGATAACTTAGATAAAGCTAAAAAGGAACAGTTAAAGTTAGTTGAGGTATTTAATTATGAGGATAATTTTATTGATGAAGAAATTCATCAGCAACTTTTATCATCAGCAAAAAAATATGGAGATTTAAGAGAAAGAAACCTCAATATTGAAGAGATTACTTTTACTTCAGATTCTTTTTATACAAAAGCTTTTGGAGGCGTTTATTTATTGAGAGATTTAGCAACTCCTATTCTAATTTTTGAAAAAGAAGAGACTTATAAAGAAGCTATTAAAGATACTACTTACGATGTATTGATGTATCATATTTCTCATTCAGAAATGATAGATAAATTAGTAAGTTATAATGTGATTGAGTTTGATTTAGAAGATGAAACTACTAAAAAAAGATATAGCAGAATTCAGAAATTTATATTTTCATTTTATTTGAAAGAAACTTCACATCCAATAAAAGAAATTTTACAAGATGGCATTTTGTTTAAAAGTTATTTAAATAAAATTGATATTTCATCAAGAAAAAAAGTGATGAGTGTTGAGCGCTTTATAGAAAAACAGAAAGTTTCGAAAAGGTTACAACCGAAGGAAGTTATAGAAGAAGAAATTTATATTGCATTACATAAACCACATTCATCTTTAAAACCAAATCATCAAGATTTAATTTGGAGTTTGTTGATAGATGTTGTTCCAAAAGATGTGTTATTTCTGTATTGGTATGATAAAGAACAGTTTTATGAAATTTATAAAACTTTAGAAAATTCAACCCAAGAATGGGTAATAGAGACTATTTTGAGTAGATTTTAAGTTGAAGTTTGGAGTTTGAAGTATGAAAGATTGAAGAAATAAAATTGTATATTTATATAAAGAAAAAGGATGAGTTTTAAGTTTGAAAATTTAATAATTTGGCAAAAATCGATGGATTTAGGTGAGCAGATGAATATTTTATCAAAAGCTTTTCCAAAAGAAGAGATTTATAATTTATCTTCTCAATTAAGAAGAGCATCAGATTCAGTAGCTTTAAATATCTCAGAAGGATCTATTTTGCAATCAAACGCTGAATATAGAAAGTTTTTAGGATATTCAATTCGTTCTTTAGCAGAGGTTGTTACTTGTTTACACAAGGCTATTAGAAGAAATTATTTATCAAAAAATGATTTCGATAGATTTTATAAAAACTGTTTTGATTTAATGAATATGACAATTGCGTACATAAACAAAATAAAATAATTAAGTTTGAAAGAGAGTGTGGAAGAATAAATATTTTCAACCTGAGTAAGAAACTTCCAACCACTTCCTTCCAACTTCCAACTTTTTAAAAAGAAACTATGACATTAGAAATCATCATATTTATCGCATCAATTCTATTTGGGGTTGTTATTTATTGGAGAGAATCACAAGGAAATAAAGTGTATCGGTTTTTTAATAAATTGATGAATTCTAAAGAACTACAAATGAAATCGACTAATAAAAAAGGATTTGTATATCAACAGAATCTTATTTTAAGATTGGTTTTTATTACTTCATTTTTTCTGATTGCAATTTTAGTTTTTCAATTTTTAATCCCAATTAATTATACTGCAATTTCATTATTCGCATCTATGATTGTAGGTACTTTAATAGGAACTTATATTGCCAGTTTTATTTTTAAATCATCAGAAATTATAGAAGAGCAAACAGAATCTATTGAAGATAAATTTAATGAAGTTGTAGAAAAAGGAAAAGACTTTATTGAAGATTTACAGACAAAAGAAACAGTTGTAGAAACTAAAGAAGAACCAAAAGTAGAAGAAAAGAGTGCTAGAGAACGTTTGAAGGATAAAGGATTTTTAAAGTAGTAACAAGTTGGAAGAATGAAGTTGGAAGAAAAGTAAGAATTAAATTAATTAAGTATGAGTGAGAAACTTCAAACATCCCACTTCATACTTCAATCTTATAAAGATGTTAAAAAATTATTGGAGTAAAGGAGCAAAGCAAAAGAAAAGAGTTGTCTTTTTTAGTATTATATTAATAGGATTATTATTCTTTTTAAGAGATAATTATCAACCAGCATTGTTGTTCTTTAGAAAATTTATTTTCATCATTTTACTATGTTTAATCATTCTTTTTTTAGGTTTAAGAAAATTTAGAAGCTCAGCAAGTGTAGGAGGTCGAATAGGAATTTTATTTTTATTATCAATCTTCTTTGGTGCTGTCTATTTTGTAGGTTGGCATTCTAAAATGTACGATTATATGAAAACTTATAATGTTTTTAATGATTTAAATAAGATTGAAATTAACGAATTACCATTAACACAAAATGAGAGAATTCAGCCGCTAAGAAATATTTTTTCTATGGCGAATGAATCTGTAGGAGAAACCAAAGATGTTTCATTGCCACATTTGGTAAGAGTTGATGGAAAAAATCAATGGACAATGGCAATTCAGCCAACAGAAAAGTATGTTTGGCAAGGAATAAAAGACAATACAGAAGAAGTTTTTTCTGTGTCAAGTACAACACCTTTTCCACGTTTTTCTAGCGAAAATAGAATTCCAGTAACATTTTCTATTGGTGAATCTTTAAAATTTAGTAGAAACACTTATAATGCTGTTGTACAGCGTCTAAATCCTTGGATGTTGTTCAATTACGAGCCAAGTGATACTTATTATATGAAAAATGATAAAGGTGCTTGGGTTGAGGTTGTCAGTTTGATAAAATGGAAAGGATTCTTTTTCCCTTATCCAACTTTTGGTGGAGTTATGGTGATTGAAAATGGTGAACACGATTTTAAAGATTATCTAGAAAGAATCACAATCGGAAAAGGAACATATATTTCTCCTGATGAAATGAAAAACTACGCATACTTGACAAAGCAAAATACATTATCAGAAAAAGTATCGCGTTTGCAAGCAGAGAGTTTAAAGTTTTTAGCAGGGTTTTCAGATCCTTTACCTTGGAATATGGAAAGCGCAGTAAAAATTCCTACTGCCCCAAAAGACCAAAATTCACAACCATATGTAACCGATTTCGATTTTTCTGATACAAAAACAGAAGCATTCAGTGGACTTTATCACTGGTTTGGTTTAGAGCCAGTTGGCGATGAGAGAACAAGTTTAAGTTACAGTGTTTTTATTCCTGCAGATGGTACAAATAAATTGTATTTATATAATCACGCTGCAAAAAAAGAAGGATATGCAGGTGTTTCTGCAATGCCTTTAAAAGTGAAAGAATCTAAAAAAGAATACGATTGGAATTCTAATACGCCAGTAGAATTTAGACCTTATATTAAAAAAATTGCGGGTAGAAAACGTATGTTTTTCTTAGGTACCGTTTCTACGATTAGTGCTAATAATCCAGAACAATTTGATGGTTCTGCAACACCAGATTTAGCTTTGGTAGATAGTGAATATAGAGATGTAGTTTGGATAAATGCTAAGAAACCAAGTACTTGGAATGAGGAATTGTATAACCAATTAAACGAAGCTTGGAGAACGAGTGAAGGTTCAAATGTTTATTTCGAAAAAGAGCACACCGTTTTAGAAAAAAATCAACAAATCTTAGATTCTATTAAGTTACTTTCAAAGCAAGAAATAAAGCGTAAAGAAATAGAAAAACTTCAGAAACAAATAGATTCGATTAAGAATAATAAGTAATTTTTTTTGAAGCTATTTCCTGCTTTCCATTATATCTTTTTTTGTAAAAAACAAAAAAAGGATGCCATTTCAATCAGGGCTAAACTTGTTTGCCAATTCTTAGAAAATTAGAGTATGTCTATGTTTTCTAAGTTCCTATTTGTTTTAAATTTTTAGAAAATATATAGTTCATATCTTTTTAAAGTATTGAATTATATTTCCTTGGATTTATTCTCCTTGGTAAATAGTTTTATTTTTTGTAACTTTGTCCTGAATTTAAAAACACTCAAGATGAAAACTACAAAAATTATATACTACGTTTCTACAGCATTATTAACTTTATTAATGCTTTTCTCTGCAGGAATGTATTTTTTCAATCACGCAGAAGTAGCAGGTATGTTTACTAATTTTGGGTATCCAACCTATATTATTTATCCATATGCAATTGCAAAATTATTAGGTTTGGTTGCGTTATGGTTTGTCGCTAATAAAACGATTAAAGAATGGGCGTATGCAGGTTTTTTCTTCGCATTTATTTTTGCTTTTTTCGCACACATAATGATTAGCGATGGCGAACAAATGGGAGCAATATTAGCAATGGTATTTCTAATTACATCATATATAACTTCTAAAAAATTGAACTAATGGTGAATTCTAAAGTAGTTTTAACAAACAAACATTATTTAGCAGAAGCAAAAGTGAGAAATCATTTTTCTGTAATTGATGAACCTGTTTCTGCAGGAGGAGATGATAATGGACCAACACCTGTAGAATATTTATTAACTGCAATTGGTGGTTGTGTTTCAATCACTTTAAGAATGTATGCAGAAAGAAAAGGTTGGGATGTTGGCGAAATAACGGTAAACGTTTCTCAAGTTATAGAAAATAACGAAAGGTCTTTAACCGAAGAAATT
The window above is part of the Polaribacter sp. SA4-12 genome. Proteins encoded here:
- a CDS encoding AAA family ATPase, yielding MEHNSTFPIKQNELDMLRDEASGYLKSVQWEQGNRAKSKENDAKDDSILLYLSRANNGSNLEITSVSKTILALKKRLLPDSIAIPVYLNQTLYAVQEGLTLGIWIKDNYYNASGLSSLNERKSALDSHGKREFESKMQTATAFQLFATSYKVLHDLKPHASDDLSVMKQKFAGIPEVSLLSPLKGIACSLFYFDKYLGHPDIVKSDKDVIDFTVVYFEALIDEIQLRKSSLEYTETIVDRTYKLENSDFAVSGWENSFSGTAKSIEFNKIQFEQIVGNKDAKHFARRLTERMLSYDFEAKKNPFQELGGFMPVFMGYGIPGTGKSMLIAAIATRLKEHSDHLDIPFLFHPMPDTLISTFQGGSAEKMVEWMKPMQDPTKLIFAPIDDAENNLQERTAQGVSAGVKEVIGVFLRYTEGAYAVNYGNSSIGLFTNLPEMLDKAVISRVQGRFKIDGARTENDFLDQDYIWWKKFEKTMPDFVNMQNPASYEYLKDQGLAKNMGDILGAVEKPSEERVLEAYDRAEKNHRSNEHLFFAILYKEIQKIFPFFSSRDVRNIQSAISLRLTDFDLEQDWFENPETYFKKDYQTKFNMLQELMKGNMKGLNFSEIRRQEVVRYLDNVATIADTDFKRKVDARVNQMNIDLEARRNFENE
- a CDS encoding microtubule-binding protein, coding for MSDDFDLLETNSNEKTEKVDVNWGKAIDTMKSKLAQEDDPESRQKILNATLDDVVNMAEKDRTTLLDAIKDLTDYQDEVGIMFEKFSALNPDEQKVIDDAQKGLERARIELEDAQNKADTWWNNLWGRKSKIKKEEAEFAVAEKLRAGADNKAKALFQQRIESADIQTLLSELSYKSQAAVTRLKNREVEIKEVEEKLKDAIVEASKNHTRALEKKKEVEDKLEEQYALLKQSRQELEEIADKQSTAYSEAIGKMTVIEQKVEELEGLKNAYTTLAASKDSFVHKHNLTIKVLTSLRSNLQTHRAKLKSDTEERLKYYDGYVVALKARTDQEFAAILEHLGVKTDEHIGETLASMHSASARARQEMMENIPVHEKVMSGVYGSYAEALQEIREKDIDIQKNFADRYGIDMKEIFEDYYKADANAPKGDDAPAEKPKADTSNDDLLS
- a CDS encoding DUF6638 family protein, with protein sequence MQKLKQANLYRSESISISGKLVERYNKCLLKLGFTETKLDKFSIDGIGWSPEIAEEKREVFYLNNGEANTHAIIITPKQKGLPVYNPFHSFDAALMKEVFKKHEKTINDITRDSAICIEFDQKIDVFYEPLDVLRYKDIVIKFHLIDNLDKAKKEQLKLVEVFNYEDNFIDEEIHQQLLSSAKKYGDLRERNLNIEEITFTSDSFYTKAFGGVYLLRDLATPILIFEKEETYKEAIKDTTYDVLMYHISHSEMIDKLVSYNVIEFDLEDETTKKRYSRIQKFIFSFYLKETSHPIKEILQDGILFKSYLNKIDISSRKKVMSVERFIEKQKVSKRLQPKEVIEEEIYIALHKPHSSLKPNHQDLIWSLLIDVVPKDVLFLYWYDKEQFYEIYKTLENSTQEWVIETILSRF
- a CDS encoding OsmC family protein, with translation MVNSKVVLTNKHYLAEAKVRNHFSVIDEPVSAGGDDNGPTPVEYLLTAIGGCVSITLRMYAERKGWDVGEITVNVSQVIENNERSLTEEISFEKEVTEEQRKRLLVIAGKCPVAKMVKGETRIITSIQ
- a CDS encoding NUDIX domain-containing protein, with the protein product MNNNRVKNIKKTLLSDNYYTLNKFKFDYQMSDGSWVNQMREVYERGHGAGILLYNTTKKTVVLIKQFRMPTFLHDNKNGFLIEIPAGLLDEDNPEQCVIRETEEEVGIRLKSVKKVYEGYSSPGVLTEKMHFFVGEYTDDMKVSEGGGLESETEDIEVLEMPFTEAVRMLEKGEIVDTRTIVLLQYAQIHKLVE
- a CDS encoding four helix bundle protein, with amino-acid sequence MSFKFENLIIWQKSMDLGEQMNILSKAFPKEEIYNLSSQLRRASDSVALNISEGSILQSNAEYRKFLGYSIRSLAEVVTCLHKAIRRNYLSKNDFDRFYKNCFDLMNMTIAYINKIK
- a CDS encoding DoxX family protein; the encoded protein is MKTTKIIYYVSTALLTLLMLFSAGMYFFNHAEVAGMFTNFGYPTYIIYPYAIAKLLGLVALWFVANKTIKEWAYAGFFFAFIFAFFAHIMISDGEQMGAILAMVFLITSYITSKKLN